In one Sander lucioperca isolate FBNREF2018 chromosome 7, SLUC_FBN_1.2, whole genome shotgun sequence genomic region, the following are encoded:
- the ftsj1 gene encoding putative tRNA (cytidine(32)/guanosine(34)-2'-O)-methyltransferase, with product MGRSSKDKRDIYYRLAKEEGWRARSAFKLLQLDHEFNLFTGVNRAVDLCAAPGSWSQVLSRKLRGQEEKGETGEEVKIVAVDLQAMAPLPGVTQIQGDITKVSTAQEIIRHFEGQPADLVVCDGAPDVTGLHDVDEYIQAQLLLAALNITTHVLKPGGTFVAKIFRGKDVTLLYSQLKIFFSGVTCAKPRSSRNSSIEAFVVCQNYSPPEGYVPNMSNPLLDHSYDVDFNQLEGPNRVIVPFLACGDLSAFDSDRTYPLQLDAGKQYQYTPPTQPPIRPPYQQACHLRKNNLLSKEDALSNRPNQSQDKETDPPAESS from the exons atgGGTCGCTCCTCCAAAGACAAGCGGGACATTTACTACCGTCTGGCCAAAGAGGAGGGCTGGAGAGCGAGGAGCGCCTTCAAGCTGCTGCAGCTCGACCACGAGTTCAACCTGTTCACAG GTGTGAACCGAGCAGTTGATCTGTGTGCAGCTCCTGGCAGCTGGAGTCAGGTCCTCAGTCGGAAACTcag AGGGCAGGAGGAGAAGGGTGAGACGGGGGAGGAGGTGAAGATCGTGGCAGTGGACCTGCAGGCCATGGCTCCTCTGCCCGGAGTCACTCAGATCCAGGGAGACATCACCAAG gTGTCGACAGCGCAGGAGATCATCCGTCACTTTGAGGGTCAGCCGGCCGACCTGGTGGTGTGTGACGGCGCTCCAGACG TGACCGGGCTCCATGACGTGGACGAGTACATCCAGGCTCAGCTCCTATTGGCC GCTCTGAACATCACAACTCACGTCCTGAAACCTGGAGGGACGTTTGTGGCCAAG ATCTTCAGAGGTAAAGACGTGACTCTGCTGTATTCCCAGCTGAAGATCTTCTTCAGTGGTGTGACCTGCGCCAAGCCTCGCAGCAGCAGGAACTCTAGCATTG AGGCCTTCGTGGTGTGTCAGAATTACTCTCCTCCTGAAGGTTACGTCCCCAACATGTCCAACCCTCTGCTGGATCATTCCTACG ATGTGGACTTCAACCAGTTAGAGGGTCCAAACCGCGTCATCGTTCCCTTCCTGGCGTGCGGTGACCTCAGCGCCTTCGACTCAGACAGGACCTACCCTCTGCAG CTGGATGCTGGTAAACAGTACCAGTACACGCCCCCCACCCAACCGCCCATACGCCCCCCCTACCAGCAGGCTTGCCACCTCCGCAAAAACAACCTGCTGTCCAAAGAGGACGCGCTGTCCAACCGTCCCAACCAGAGCCAAGACAAGGAGACGGATCCACCGGCCGAGTCCTCCTGA